The genomic interval ctgcacaGTTGTTAcaagcttagctagctagcttacaATTACGTCCAGCTAGGTACGTGCAGCACCTGCatgctcgatcgatcagctgAAGAGATTCAGCAGCGTGGGCGccccggcgtcggcgtcgccgctgGCTTCCTcgcacgtcgtcgtcgagtgCTCGTCcgacgcgccggcgccgccagctGCCAGCTGCGcccgccccccgccgccggccgacagCGGCGAGACCGGCGTGAGGCAGAGGTCCAGCTCGCACGACTGCAGCAGCACCGCGGGCGGCAGCTGGCGATGATGATCGGCGGCCTGCTGCTGGTGtccgcgctcgccggcgccgttgtTCCTGGCTCGCTTCCTCCGGGGCCCGCCCGGTGCGGAGGCCGAGGAGTTCTCCGCcgcgggcgaggaggaggaggacgcgccgccgacgttgCCGTAGAGGCCGGCCATGTCGCGGTCGGTGAATGCGGCGGGCACGGCGGAGAGCGCGCTGAGGGAGTCGCCGCGgaggacggcgtcggcggcggcctggcAGAGGTCCCAGTTGCCCGTCCACATGAGCCCGATGGCGCCGCTCACCGGGTTGATCGTCCGACCGCACGCCTCGTATAGAAGCGACTGGAACAGCGCTGcatgaaaaagagaaaaaaacataattgttCTTAGCACTTCAATCACTTGTTTAGCTcagaaattaaaattaatcactCAAGTTTTTTATGAGGAGTGTGTGCCTAATCAAGTGGCTCCTACTTAACCAATTTCCTCCTCATGATTTATCTAAACCATTTGTaaaagggttttttttaccattcttaaaaaatacgtTAGGTACCAACAAAttttaatgcaaaattttagtatttaagGTATATTGGACATTAAggtactaaacttttacactgaaaaatataaaatatggtatcttaaggtactttttttaaagatgataaaaaaatctttgcaaaattattttagaggattttcacatgaattaattcaatttCCATGGGAATCAAAACAATTCATAAGATTTATAGGATGTATCTAGTTTGATCAACTCGGAAACATAATTCATGGGGGGCCATCCATTGAGCATACtacttttaaatcaacttGAGAGATAATGCCGATAATACTTATAAACCCTGTTAATCTaggtttttttagtttgagGATAAAAAAGATACCGATTGACCTGATGACAAAAGTTGAAAGCAAACTATGTCAATTGGgcttaaagaaacaaaagaacgAACTGTGAACTAAACTAACATATCTATTAATTGGCACTACAGTGTGAGAAGAGGagttttattatagtttggtGAAGTACAGTTGGGGGGCATGGCTCAAAAAGATTCTCTATTCGGATTGTCCCCTGGGGGCGTCGGAAGGCCGCATAACATCCAAATTAAAAGGaacaatttaaaataatatgtatgaATATATACTGGTAGCACTACTCCATCTTGGGTGAGTGATAGGTCAGCTCTAGTCACAAGTCTTTCtacattaataaaattttcagccAGATATAACCTGAGAAAATAGGTTTTATATAGTCactagtttttttgtttctttaacaAGTGGCCCCCTACTACAAGCTAGCTagtaatttatagctaatatatGCAAACCATATGAGTCTTACCAATAAGCAATTAAGCTAGTAGTAAACAGTAGTTTGCACTGTACTTCCAAAATGGACAGCTTAACTGTGTTTATTTGGACTGTTTTGAGAAACCGATATCTGAATTGCTTAAAACTAGGAAGCAAGCATGAGCATTAGGATTGTTACTAGTACCAGGAAGCAAGCATGAGCATGAGCAAGCACGAGCATTAGGATCGTAATTAATGAAGGTTGGCGATACAGCACAATTTAGTTGATGTAGCTGGAGATtgagccggccggccgggaagGTCGAAAGAAGGAGAATAGAAGATATATAAACATACCAGGGCGGTGGTGGagagggacggcggcgagggaggcgacgaggccggcgcggccgaAGAACTTGGCGACGAAGACGGTGGCGTTGGCCTGCGGCTGGGCGCCGTCGATCCACTCGATGCTGGGCCGCAGCACGCACGCGTCGCTGCACCCCTTCCGCAGCACGCGGCACCCGTTGCAGCTCATGCTATAGCTATGGAGTAGCTAAGAAGCTCTAGCTACCTACCAGCTGATGCTGATCGAATGCATGCAgctccgatcgatcgatcgacgggtGATGCCGGGAGTGAGCTCGCTGACGATCCATCGCGCGAGCGGGGGCGAGGTGGTTATataggagagagggagaaggggaTTGGGATGCGTCCCGTTCCGTTCCGTGAGCTGCCCCCGGCCCCGGGCCAGGGGGGGTTCCGATGACACGGGCGGATGGGGCGCGGGCGCCTCCGTGTTGCCGCAATACCCCTGTCcgcattgttttttatttccaCCTCCGCCGGATCCTCTACGCGTCTCATCCTTATGgccttaattatatatattgccctcgtgaatttttttcattctagcCCTTCTTACGGAGAAATCTCATAGACTGACCTCTTCTGAAACATTATCAAAACATCGACTCGTTTTGGAGAGCCAAGTTATATGACGTTAAGGTATAATGGCTCGGTACCAAGGTGGGGTCGACTGGTCTACCTCCGTGCCAACCCCACCTCGGTGTATACGAGATCCTAGTCAACCATATCTCGGCACCACGTTGCGTGCCACCGAACTGTTATACTTTGACGCCATGTAATTTGGCCTCGTGAAATAGGTTTATTTCTAGATAAGATTTTTGGAGGGTCCATTCGTGagatttcttttgaaaaaagctAGAATGTGATAATTCAATATTGCCCTCTGTGTGTCTCATCGGATCTCCAAGTTGGCACTTGATCTCCAAGTTGGTAGTGCGAGCTACCGCAGGTATGTGACTATGGctatgttatttttcatttaattagattttggattttcatgGCACACTTACTAACCGGTGCActtcgtgaaaaaaaaaatcatacataaaagtttcttACTTAGCCTTTATTGTGAAGTAGTAAGACTTTTCtctttatagtaattaattcaGTGAATTATGCCCTCAAATTCCTATCGCAACAATCATATACTATCAAGTCTAAAATATCAACTATCCCAATCACCATCTATGTGCACATGCCTCTTCATAACCAATGCTTGATTAGCTGCCCGCCAAGGGAATTTTTACTGCCATATGTCGATTTATTACTTGTTTAATACAATGTGTAAAGATCGATCTTTTGATGGTTTTTCTAACATATATAGTCAATCTGCCATAGTATAAAATGAGATCCTCTGCAATACTACTCACTGACGTGTGGGCCCAATAATACATGAGGCGCACATGTTAGTGAGCAGTACTACAGAAGCACTGTTGCAGAGGATCTGGACTCGTTGTAGTATACATcgtatttggttttttttcctttgcctCACAATATTGAGGTGTACCTTAGTACCTTACAATTGTCTTGCTTTCACCTAAAATTAGCCCTTGCTCCTGTCCAATACATTGACATAATAGATTATGTCGGGGCGCATAGACCATGTAGTTTCGTGGGTATTAAAAAGTAGATCATATCCGATTAATTAAGATTATAAAAAAGTGGCTACTATTATACGATATTATGTTTTAATGGGACGATACCTATAAGGTACCAGATCTGCTACCTCATTAATATCACGTGAAATGTGTTAGTAGCAGATCTGGTATATTATAGATACCAGCTGATATCTGTTATCCTATTGATTTCGCATCAGTATTAGGTAAATACACATTTTGCCATTTGCAGAGGTATcctaattttctaatattgGCTAGTTAGTTACTCTAGGCATATGATATGGTCATTAGtatgtattaattaaacacaaacacaaactAAATTGCAATTATGctaatatgaaatatttattattgttgtggtgtatatatgtgttagcTGGGTAGCTAAGGTATAATATCTTAGGTCGATGTGAAAGTTAGTTCGGCAGTATCGATAAATGATTGATAAACTCTTGTTACCAAGAGTAGGTAGATATGGGTTGTGCATGGGGATGCCCTTTTAGTCCAGCCGACGAAGAAGCCAAAGCTGCAACCACTGAAGGGAGAAGAAGGATGATAAGATATGCAAAGCCATCAATCAAATTAATCACGGATGTGATTCATTAGCAtagtataaattagctatattTGTACGCATGCAAGTGCTATGGGGCCATATGCGAGGGGTACGTATACTTTCTCAATGGTTGGGACAGTTGTTACACACCTCATCAAGAGAGCGTGCGTGGGAGCAGAGGATCCGGACCCAACTCGGATGTTGgcatggattaattaaataaagccgtGGAAGCAGGATTGTGGATAGGAGCGAGCGAGAGGGGGAGGCAAATTAAGCAGAGCAAAAAGgtgagaagagaagagagatggcCAGGAAAGCGGCCGCGCCGGGCGGGGGGCCACTTGTTCGTTGCCTCCGCCCTTTCGCTCCCGCCAAGAGCTGAGGCCGCTTCTCTCCTGGCTTCGTGTGTGCGACGTTAGCTTCTCCAACATCTCAGGCGTccaaaaaccaaaccaaacctcCAACCCCGCATcgaccggccggcgccggagaacCTCAGCCTCAACCTGGCCCTTGGGCTCATTAACCACCCTCTCGACCTGCCTGATGCCGCACCCGAGCCATACATTCTCTGCTGCTGTAGCAAATATTGCTGCGTCCCTTTCGGCCGCTCCGCTCTACCGTGTATCTGGCTCAGGTGCCTCCGGACCGTAATGGGCTAATGGCTGTTACGTTGCTTGCAACTTGTACTATTGCCGCGTTGCTAAGCTTAGGGTACTAGTcatcgggaaaaaaaaaaaggccgaACAGCAGATGaacattaatttataaataattttttatacatcttCTTAACGCTAATAGCAAAGACTCAACCTCAAACCcagttataaatttaaggttagaaTAAAGTATATCatcggtccttaaacttgtggcaTGATATCACTTAGGTTCATAAACTCAGAAAATACACGTTCAGGGTTTGCAAAACCGCGAAAACTGcagcggttaccgcggtaaccatGCTCTCCGCGGAGGCACGGTTTCGGTAAGCCacggtaaccgagtttaaatttaaggagaatttaaaaaaatgaggaaatttaatgaaaaaatatatgtggtatatgttgatatatatagtgtagttttatcaaagaaattaatgaaaaatgtattcccagcgtaattaaaaatcataaatgagTATTttaggaaacaaaattaaaaaaatagcctattgcaagtaatatttcataggaaaatggtcaagaatattttgtgttgaatcattattaatttacactagataCTAAGGTACATAatattgaaatacaaatatataacgatggatatatggaaaatacgtatagagaaaaattatacgtgcatcttagtacgtacataatagttttattcgtaataataggtagtaggtatagttgtggcgtaacaatcaaaatgaagttgttattacttgttattggagtgaattatttggtgaagggtgatatgtcggtgtatgtttgtatgttgcaaaattaagaatttagaaaatgtcatgtgaaaattttcttgttttccctataatatgtcctattgtcataaacatagtcacaaaatatttttctatttttcatgtatttttttagatttttaaagtttttttttttgcatttgacatcacacccgCGGTCTCCTCGCGGTAACCATGGTTTCGGCTAAAAAATcgcgcggtaagccgcggtaaccgccgtTCTCATGTGTTGTTTCAGTAAGTAGGTACCGCGGTTTTCGTGGCTTAACGCGCGGTAAGCCGCGAAAACCGcgtgagtttaaatttaaattttttggattcaaattcatcctGGTTTTTGTGGTTACCGTGCGGGATCCGCGGGAGCGCGGTACCACGGTTTTACCGGCTTGCGTGGTAAGGAAAACCCTGTgcacgtttaggtccatgaactcgttttaatgtaccagATCCACgattttagacattaaaacaagttcatagacctaaacgtgtattttctaagtttatgaaTTTAAGTGGATACCGTACTTGTATACAAGTTTAAGAACTGATCATATACTTTACTCTTAAGGTTAAAGTATTTAAActttagtttataataataGGTTGTAAATTTATTCGAGAGATAGGAGTGTACTATGGGATCGCTTTCGGCTGCCTGCCTGTTCGGGCATATAGTACAGTTTATGTTTATTATTATGCCAAGTTGGGGGCGAATTGTTCTTAATTTAAGTGCTGATTCAGATGGCTTTTTGTTAGtttggttcttttttttttccctcctttcatTGGGGAGGTGGCACGGCGTCAGGGGGGGCTGTAGCTTCTGCTCGGTACGCGCGTGCATGGGATGATTGGATGGTGGCGTGGCTGCGGTTGCTCGACGGAGTGCGGCGTGACGAACGAACGACTCCGGCCGCCCGGGCACCGGAACCGAATATATGGGGAGAGggtagctactagctagctagctcaagaGGCAATTGGTAGATGATGGACGGTTCATATGctatgctagctagcttctccCACTTTCGAGATCGTGCCGCCGCAAGCAATATCCGACTCCGATCCGGTCCGTGCACTCGGGAGAACCGAAAACCTGGACGTGCGCACGCACGATAGAAGATTGGGTTTTTAGGGCAGACACACAACCCTCTCGGGGTGGTAATGCCAGCTCATTTCTTGCATGCAGTTCAAGTTGCTTTTAATAATTTTCCAGTAACTGGGCACTATACTACCGTCTTCGTCTTAGCGCAAAGCTCTACATATATAATCAATCaaataatcaatttatacaatagttacctataaaacattaatacatggtccaaCGTATCATACACACGCTGCGTCTAGTGGCAGGCGCATGATTTCAAAATTGGGTATTCGAAATATAACagcgtaaaaaaatttttatacctgAAATCATAATAATTGGCATCTATAACATCAAACACTACTCTttatattagagcaagttaaTGCATACTTGCATGCACGCTttatattagagcaagttcaatagtatagacaactactagctctaattcatctatagtcaatttaacaactaattcatacaatagttatctacaagacattaatacatggtcccacatgtcatacacacactgtaTCTTGAAGCCCGTGCTATAACtagttataaattagtagcccactgttcttctctctcatctcttatctctttaaaatatgtttatagccgACTTATAGTCCActattgtatctgctcttataggataaggaaaaaaaagtagttttgccttatattatggaatggGGGAATATTTGCATTAGAGTTTGGTAAAGTGAGTAACATATGAATTGTTATGTGAAAAAATAGGATAAATTAGGAtttgaaaaaggaaaggacattctattcctttttttttgtattgatatgtgtaatatggattaaaaatgaagtctttttaaaaatgtatgCACCAGTTACCAATCAGGATAGAACATGATTCTAAGAAATGGGTGCCTAGATTCCTTTGAGGATTCATCCAATGGTATATATGGTTGAAGTCTCACAGATTCCGAGGAGACACCACGATAAATACGTAGACCTGTTTTCAACAAAATGTTTGTTAGCGACGTGTCTCACGCACTCATTTGTCAAGCGGCAAAGTGAGGCATTTAACATATACCACAAATATGCCAATGAGATAAACAGTCGAGAATTGAGACACAAGTTTTATTAGCTTATGGTGTGTACATTATTAGGTTTGCAGGAATAACGGGCTTGATTTTCATCGTCTCATCGAGCACTCTTTTGTGCTATGAACCATGTAATAAGGGGTTATAGCTTCCGTTAAAGTAAAAGCCCAGATTCTCAttgttaaagaaaaaacatgaataagGGGATCTCTTGGGCCGACTTGGCTGGGTGCCATATGTGCACTGTGCTCCCTCTTTGTTCTTATTTATGGTCGACGGTTCATGTTGTTTTATGGctcttataaatattataatgtttAATCATAATAACTTAGATGTTTTTCAATTATAACagcttaaaataaaaacagataaAAAGAGTCCATTCTACTATCTCAAACTACTCTAACCTCTCTGTACTAACATGTGATCATTGTTATCCTGAACTACTGAAAACGATTTAGTCCACGTTCTTCTCTCCCCTTCTTGCTAATCcatattcttttgttttttacgcGCACGCTTTTTGAATTGCTTaatgatgcattttttttttcaaaattttcctatagaaaagttgcttcaaaaatcatattaatctatttttcaatttttataactaatagttaattaatcatgtactaaccCGACGTCGAATGCAGCCTTAGTgtttctctttattttctacaagtcgttttttaagcttaaattttgtacatcCATATGTGACACCAATACCTTTAGACTTTTATCATTGTTTCCTTGAACATTTTAAATTATCCTAAGAAGCTTAAAAAACCTAAGTAACCAGTGATAAGAATTTCTCAAATATATTAAGATGTAAATTGTAATATAGTATCGTCAGTGTTATCGAAAGGAGGTGTGGAGCGCCCTGGGCCCAATGCCTTGAGGCCGACGTCTTTAGTCAAGATGCGGGAGACGTTTCCTGGGGGTTGAGCACCTTGAGCATGACGCCTCCAAGCATGAGGGAGCATCTGGGTTCCAGCAACAGTGTCTTTCTGGAGGGTTATGTGGAACACATGACATGCTACAGTTACCAAATTCAATGTTATACTTATCTCACTCAATGTTGAAAGCACATTGTGTCAgacatctgtttttttttacgtcATGCATTGACGATAATGGGACAACTTCTGACACCATACAAAAGGAGAGAGTGGAGACCTATAAAATGTGTGTATTCAAGATGTTGAAGCAGGTATTTATACCTGACATAAGCATTTCCTCCATACAAGATGATGATGTTGGGTTCCTAGCACATCAACATGCATCTAGGAGGTGGTGGCCTACAAATTTAGCCaaatcaaatgaaaaataaaacaaaggggAGTGGAAAGTTTACCTTACTCTTcgattttcttaaaaaatcctGCAAAAAACGGTGACAAATAGAGAGTatttgaggaggaaggtgAGGGGAAGAGAGACTGCGGGAATGGGCGTGACGCCTAAGTCCGAGTCCTACAAGACGACGCCAATGATCCTAACGTGTCCCTGCCATGTCAGCAGCGACGCAATGGTATTGGTGTCGTCTTCTGCCACGTTATTGTCGAGCATGGGTGCTGACGTGGTGGGTGGGCAGTGCTAGATTAGTTGGCGCCGTCATGGAGAACCTCGGCTTCAGTGTAGTTGGTGCCGTGAAAAGGTCTATTTTCACAATAACTTTTTTAGTagtctatttgtaaaaatgtttttcaaaggaactaaaaagtcaaaattgcAAGAGACCATTGTTACCACTCACCACTCCACCTTTTCCTCCAAACGTAGCCAGTCAATCGTTGCAGTCTGTACCTGAAAGAAGTAAAAAAGCTGTAACTCTAGAAACCTTTCTTATAAGATGATATGGGTCCCTTGTAGAGTAATGCTAGAAGGCAGCCCACGAAGTGAAAACCTATTctcaaatacaaatttaacaGCTGATTTATATGtcaatatatttgaaaacacAAAACATACTCTCTGTTTTTAAATACTTGTCAGTGTTAACTATCATTGTTTCAACTCTAACCATTGATTAATCTTAGATGATTATATTACCATGATAAGAGCttcatgtttatatttagtataccataaactttaatatagtgtatttcttaatatttgtatttttttttcaaaaagacgAGCCAAAGTTTAGAAATGAATGCCCAATGTTCCtttggctttttttaaaaaataaacgaaacaacatatttacaagtgaaaaataatttattaataagataattttatatatgtctatacagctgatctaaaaacaaggctaaaaaataaagtataataaaacccctcaaaatcaactctaaatttaaagttaaaaatataaattttggcttataagaataagcataagcaaaaagacaAGGACATTAGTTAATATGAAAAGACAGGGAGTACATTATCGTGGAAATACTTTtggagacgaatctattataTGTATGATTTTCATGCATCAGATCTGAAGATCTAAATATActtgttcaaaattttgaaaggtTAACTCCAAACATGTCCAAGTGGCATTTATTGACCTAAACCGTAGGCAGAAGATGACATTGAGGGCCAACATGGAGCTGGCAAATGAGCTTGCAAATCAGACAAGGTGACTTAAGAGTCTGTAGGGTTTACAACTGGATAATTCCGTTAAAAGTGATAAAACCTCCTCTTCGCTTGTGTTGATGACCCTTAAATTATTCTCTCTTTCCGGAGAGACTGCCAATTATTCGCAAACTGCAAAGTGAGACAttgaaatgaatttttttactgaCACATTTTGAAGTGTTAAGGCCTCATTTATTGAAGTATAAATCACCCGGTATCATGGACCCAGTGTTTGCAACTCTGAACAATATATCATTTCTTAGTAGTGTTCAACTGTTAATGATACGCCTTTCCTGATGAATATTAAATAGTAGAACAATACCATGAATggtcaataaaatattttcctttctttatctttatatccccaccaaaaaaattacaggACTATATCATAAAACGTTCCTGAACAAATCACCGATGACCAAACCTACAGCAAATGCCAGCATAACAATGCTATAAAACACTGCTACATTTGCCATCGGACTGCCAGTCAGTAGTATTCCACATTCTACGATTGCTACTATTTTATCTCTTCTGAAATCAAATCAAAGcaaaagaggaagaagaagaagaagaaagaagaagaccAAAACCATGGCCACTCATGGCTCTGTTGACACTAGGTTACCGAACGCCTTGTATTCCTAGAAGTTGTGGATTTCCCCTCTTCCGGGTTGAGTGATCCGGGTCTCTCCGATGTGTCCGAGCTGCTGTTCTCACTGGCGTTCGTTTTCCCAGACCAGAGCTTGCTCAGGATCTTCTTGGGCATCAGTGACCCCTTGGACTTGCTGGAGCTCTTGTCGTCGCTGCTCTTGTTGTTGACGTCGCTGCTCCCACTGCTCCTCTCGCTCCCCCCGCTGTTGTTGGCCAGCCTCAGCGACCTGAGTGAGTTGACATCGCTGGATGTCGGCACCCCGGTGCAGTCCTCttcggtcgtcgtcgtggcaGCTGACCTGGAGCTTCCATAGGAGTTGCCATTCTCTCTGGGAAGCAGTGAGTGTACAGCTGATGTCAGCTCCATCGCAGCGTCGGCCCGCCCAGAAGCGACCGATGCTCGGATTTGTTCAAAGAAGAGAACTTGAACGACCACACGGAGAGGAAGGCGCTCGTTCTGCACAGCGTGCATGCACGCGTCCTGGGACAGTTTCTTGCAGTCCATCAGTCCACATAATTGCTTCTTTTCGCTCTTTGATAGGCTTGGGTGCTCCTGTAAGGATGGTAAGATGCCACAGGTTTATAAGTCCAGCAAATTGAGCAATCAGTGGAGAGAGATTTGGAAATGTATATACCTTGAGATACATATCGATGGCGCGATATAGACCGTCGTGCATCTTTCGGGCTGCAGGGGACACCATTTCAGCAAGTGTAATGAACTTGGAAAGGGGAAGATTGGTGTCTTTAGCAATCTCAGCAAGATACCCATCAATAAGATTTGCAACAGCCAGCTTTGACGTGCTGGAAACAGAAGCATGGTTCTCAACCTCCACAATTTCTTCATCGTCTTCAAAATTCATGTTGCCAGTATCACTATGTCGCGAAACAAACTCCTCTACTATCGCAATGATCAGATCTACATTATATAATGTGGTTCCACTAGTATTTCGTGGTATTAGAAGGTCTGAAACAGAAGCGCAATGCAATTGTGCACCAATTCTCTTGATCAAGATATCATGACAAGATTCCCCAGCCTCCAGCAAGCATGCTGCTCTGAGAAGCTTCAGAAGAAAACCACATGACACAGAGCCTTTCTCAGTGGGCAGCAGAAATAAAATGGTTTCAAGCACTGCACGACGTTTAGTGCAATCAACTCCATTGCTCACAGTATCTTCTAGGGAACCCAGCAGCCTTCGGTATGCATAGGCCCTCAGTGCTTCCCCAATCACTATAGCTGGTGTTCTTTCCTTTGCTTTTATCGTCATGATCACCCGCTTGTACACATCCATCTCAAGATCACAAAGATCCTCAACCCACCAGTCCTTAGGGACTATCAATTGCTTTCTGACACCATTCCAATGAGAATCATGGCCATTCTCTGATGGTAGTTTCTTTCTGTTGTATGTGTATGACCATTCAACCTCTGATG from Oryza brachyantha chromosome 3, ObraRS2, whole genome shotgun sequence carries:
- the LOC102713616 gene encoding LOB domain-containing protein 37-like, translating into MSCNGCRVLRKGCSDACVLRPSIEWIDGAQPQANATVFVAKFFGRAGLVASLAAVPLHHRPALFQSLLYEACGRTINPVSGAIGLMWTGNWDLCQAAADAVLRGDSLSALSAVPAAFTDRDMAGLYGNVGGASSSSSPAAENSSASAPGGPRRKRARNNGAGERGHQQQAADHHRQLPPAVLLQSCELDLCLTPVSPLSAGGGGRAQLAAGGAGASDEHSTTTCEEASGDADAGAPTLLNLFS
- the LOC102722196 gene encoding BTB/POZ domain-containing protein NPY3-like isoform X2; the protein is MKHMKLGSKPDLFQTEGGNIRSFQSMICIADQIIACTALLGKDGGGFVATELATDIVISVGDVKFYLHKFPLLSKSSRLQRLVASSNEESNNELDISDIPGGPSAFEICAKFCYGMIVTLNAYNVLAARCAAEYLEMFETIDKGNLIYKIDVFLTSSIFRAWKDSIIVLQSTKSLVPWSENLKVINHCIDSIASKALIDPSEVEWSYTYNRKKLPSENGHDSHWNGVRKQLIVPKDWWVEDLCDLEMDVYKRVIMTIKAKERTPAIVIGEALRAYAYRRLLGSLEDTVSNGVDCTKRRAVLETILFLLPTEKGSVSCGFLLKLLRAACLLEAGESCHDILIKRIGAQLHCASVSDLLIPRNTSGTTLYNVDLIIAIVEEFVSRHSDTGNMNFEDDEEIVEVENHASVSSTSKLAVANLIDGYLAEIAKDTNLPLSKFITLAEMVSPAARKMHDGLYRAIDMYLKEHPSLSKSEKKQLCGLMDCKKLSQDACMHAVQNERLPLRVVVQVLFFEQIRASVASGRADAAMELTSAVHSLLPRENGNSYGSSRSAATTTTEEDCTGVPTSSDVNSLRSLRLANNSGGSERSSGSSDVNNKSSDDKSSSKSKGSLMPKKILSKLWSGKTNASENSSSDTSERPGSLNPEEGKSTTSRNTRRSVT
- the LOC102722196 gene encoding BTB/POZ domain-containing protein NPY3-like isoform X1 produces the protein MKHMKLGSKPDLFQTEGGNIRMYRSFQSMICIADQIIACTALLGKDGGGFVATELATDIVISVGDVKFYLHKFPLLSKSSRLQRLVASSNEESNNELDISDIPGGPSAFEICAKFCYGMIVTLNAYNVLAARCAAEYLEMFETIDKGNLIYKIDVFLTSSIFRAWKDSIIVLQSTKSLVPWSENLKVINHCIDSIASKALIDPSEVEWSYTYNRKKLPSENGHDSHWNGVRKQLIVPKDWWVEDLCDLEMDVYKRVIMTIKAKERTPAIVIGEALRAYAYRRLLGSLEDTVSNGVDCTKRRAVLETILFLLPTEKGSVSCGFLLKLLRAACLLEAGESCHDILIKRIGAQLHCASVSDLLIPRNTSGTTLYNVDLIIAIVEEFVSRHSDTGNMNFEDDEEIVEVENHASVSSTSKLAVANLIDGYLAEIAKDTNLPLSKFITLAEMVSPAARKMHDGLYRAIDMYLKEHPSLSKSEKKQLCGLMDCKKLSQDACMHAVQNERLPLRVVVQVLFFEQIRASVASGRADAAMELTSAVHSLLPRENGNSYGSSRSAATTTTEEDCTGVPTSSDVNSLRSLRLANNSGGSERSSGSSDVNNKSSDDKSSSKSKGSLMPKKILSKLWSGKTNASENSSSDTSERPGSLNPEEGKSTTSRNTRRSVT
- the LOC102722196 gene encoding BTB/POZ domain-containing protein NPY4-like isoform X3, with protein sequence MKHMKLGSKPDLFQTEGGNIRFVATELATDIVISVGDVKFYLHKFPLLSKSSRLQRLVASSNEESNNELDISDIPGGPSAFEICAKFCYGMIVTLNAYNVLAARCAAEYLEMFETIDKGNLIYKIDVFLTSSIFRAWKDSIIVLQSTKSLVPWSENLKVINHCIDSIASKALIDPSEVEWSYTYNRKKLPSENGHDSHWNGVRKQLIVPKDWWVEDLCDLEMDVYKRVIMTIKAKERTPAIVIGEALRAYAYRRLLGSLEDTVSNGVDCTKRRAVLETILFLLPTEKGSVSCGFLLKLLRAACLLEAGESCHDILIKRIGAQLHCASVSDLLIPRNTSGTTLYNVDLIIAIVEEFVSRHSDTGNMNFEDDEEIVEVENHASVSSTSKLAVANLIDGYLAEIAKDTNLPLSKFITLAEMVSPAARKMHDGLYRAIDMYLKEHPSLSKSEKKQLCGLMDCKKLSQDACMHAVQNERLPLRVVVQVLFFEQIRASVASGRADAAMELTSAVHSLLPRENGNSYGSSRSAATTTTEEDCTGVPTSSDVNSLRSLRLANNSGGSERSSGSSDVNNKSSDDKSSSKSKGSLMPKKILSKLWSGKTNASENSSSDTSERPGSLNPEEGKSTTSRNTRRSVT